Part of the Lolium rigidum isolate FL_2022 chromosome 6, APGP_CSIRO_Lrig_0.1, whole genome shotgun sequence genome, ATGGAAAATAGGGCACGCGGATTTTGGATGGTGCAAAATAAGGCATGTCCAGCACTTCAAACTTGCATTTCGACACGTCAAACCTCCATCTCAAAAACTCAAACTTCCATTTGAATACTTCTAATCCACTTAGCCAGTTCAATACATTTAAACTCGAATCTAACGATACATAGAACTCGACATCGGCTTGGACAATACATAGATCGATAAAAGCTAGTGTGGCAATAAATGAAGCTCATCTAGAAGATCACAAAAGTGGAAGTTGCGGATGTGAACCGCAATTCCCAGCGCGCGTGGTGAGACGAAAGACGGCAGCGAACGCTTTGTGCTGCGCTGGCATTTTAAACTACAGGTGCCACCATGTGGAGTATGAGTTTGATTAAGTATTATGGAGATATGAATATCTACAATATCAATTGAGTACTCTATTGTTTAAATGTAGTCGTGGAGCTATGTAGAGGTCAAGGGGGGGGGGATGCCCCCCCTCCCCCGCGGTCCTGAAGGTGTGGAGCTATGTTTAGTGGAGGCCCGAAGGTACCTGAGAGAAACatggatttttattttttaacaagAAGAGCCCCGAAGGGCCTGCAAGCTTAAATTAATATCCAAACAGTGGAGGTGTACATTATTACAGAGGatcccaaaataaagaaaaagtaaAACATGAGTCCCCAAATATATGTGGAGGAGACCTCGCTGAAAGATGTAAAAATAAATCAGGTCCCTCCCTATCTCCTCTGCCGAGCCAGAGGTCAGCTGCACCGCTGTCGAGCACCACCGCGGGGGGAAAACCACTTGCTGCAATGTCGATGTTGGGCGCGGCCGCTGACCTAGAAGAAGGCCTCCGATGGAGGTTGATAGGATGCCGAAGCTCACCGGCGTTAACAAACGACACGCAGCCGTCGAGATGAAGCTCGCCGATATTGCTTCCAAGCTTCGGAAAGCCCATACAAATGAGCTCTCACTAGCTCCTTCAATGTCGACTAGCCTGCACTCCATGACGACACTCCTGCCACGGGTGGGAGAAGGCAAGCATAGATGGTTGGAGGAGCAAGAACTCATCACAATGTGGCCACCAAAGACACCACCGTCGTcgccatcttcatcttcctcctcgccgccatggccggtCAGGTCGAGGGCGCGGCTTTGCAACCACCAGTGCTTATTGTTGATGGGCTTGGCAGGAGGAGCATATGATTCCATCCCCCACCTTAGGGGCTTGAAATCACAACTCATCGGCCATTCTCCGGTGCCGTACCAAGACACCGGGGAAAGAGAGACCCTGCTCTTCTCTGGCTCAGCTCCACCATCAATCTGTTTTCCCCACCCCTCACCACCACGGCCGACCAGTAGGAGGATGATGAacatggcaaagatggagatcaaagagagagagagagagagagagagagagagagagagagagagagagagagagagagagagagagagagagagagagcacaccTTGGGCTTATTGTCGAGGGTGCTGccgggcaatgcccaccatgaggggcttagggttgacagaatcctgcaggctgacacgagacatcggataccaaacaaacgggaagagagatttacccaggtctatggccctcgatgaggtaaaacccttacttcatgcttgtctgatcttgattatcgaatatattgggttacaatggggtagccgataggatGTGGTGGttgtctcgtcgagaggctaagattgtaGGGTTCTAGCTCTTGACTTGCGGTGATTCTATGTGTTGAAGTTGTGTCTCGACAGACCctttcctggcccttatatagcagaccaggtcccgagagttctgtccggactcgactaggttacaaagagataTATTCTAATATTTCCTTGTATAGCGTCTTTTTgctttgttcgtcaagaatccttcttcgggtaAGTCTCCTTCACTAGAACTAACGTATAGGCCCACATTTGTCGTTGGCCAATCTTCATGGCCCCCTGGTTGGGTCGGAGGAGGTagtctaatgttggttacccgaacggtaatgcccacatcacttaTTAATGGATATCCCTGGGGGATGATCAGGCGCCGCCGTatccgaccgccggagctccttgccgcgccgccaccaccaccatccacaCCAGATCTTGCCCAAAAGATATGGAGCTCGACTCCAAGACCACGGCATCCTGCCAAAACACCTAAACCTAGACCTATCTACAACACCGGCGCATCCCCCTCCCCATCTCCGGCTGGTAGCGCCGCCGGAGAAGGGTCGGGTTCGGCCCGGCCTCCTGGGGTCAACGGGCAGAAGAGGGGTGGGGGACGGAGAGGGCGAAGGGGAGAGCGGTCTGAAGCTGTTTTCTCTCTATAGAAACATGGATGATGAGTGTAAATTATTTACTCTATGTTTTCCTAGCCGAACTCATTTAGACATGTAGCAACATCCACCGAAGGATGCATCATGTTGAAGTGGCTAGATGTTTAAGTTGGACATTTATACAAAGAGCATATGTTTTGATCGAAACATGCCGACTTCCTTTCAATTGTTGCATGGTGAGATGAAGAGACGATGGTTGCTCTTGTGTCGCACAGATGCACGTGGGATCATCTCCATCCTTTAATATGGTAGATCATATATAATTAATCCGTTGGTACAAATTATCAACCTTGAACAAATTCATAATCTCACACGTTGATATCAATGACAAGTTATAAAAGCCTTGTCCGAAAAATGCTTGCACCGCCTGTGAGACAAATGGCGGGTTTGGCAAAGTCACGAACTGGAAACGTAATGAAATGGTGGGTTTGACAGGGAGTGGCATCTTTGCCTTACGTACCGTTACACTCGATacctaagactagccacaatgggagtatcataagtagtatcatgcatgccatgttggccaaaatctgatgtggcacaccaattaatgaggtaaaatatgagagtggtatcataatatgataccgtatcatagcacgtaaaactagaaaacttaatggcaaacacatcagactagtcacaatgcatagtactcCCCttcgtatgatactactacatgttactatctccacaatgcatgatatcatatactagtatcatagtctctatatattaattattttgtagaatctcaatgcaaatatatgtacatgatttacttgacattaaattttctagtagtatgtgctatgatacagtatctacctatgatactagtaccctctctctcatccttaattacactgccacatcagcattttgcatgcatggaatgcatgatactacctatgatactcccattgtgggtagtctcatgtacacacatttgcattgagattctacaaaacattaaatataatgatactatgatactatcttatgatactatgcattgtggggttagtatcataaactagtatcatgtgcatgatactagtgtatgatactttccattgtgactagtctaaaatAACATTTGGTCATGGTCTTCCATGGATCGGATTAGATCAAGGCAGAGGTCGGCGTCACTGTGTCCGCGATGAGCCAATGGGCAACGGAGGCTTGGCAGAGTACACGACATGGTGATTGAGTTGAATCAGGTGGAGATGACGTGCCAAGTTGTGTAATTATGATAACGCACTCACTGGGATTACTACTTAATGATCAAGTGGTGATAGGCAGCGACGCACGTACGCAAAGTCCCATGGGCCGTCGCCGCTGACGAGGTGCAATCGCGACTTTGCGAGGAGTTTTGAGCCCTTGATGATGCAGATTAAGTGCACGGACAGAATTAACCTCACTCCGCGGGGAGGAAATTGAACTCTGTCAAACTTGCAATAATACATCTGATCACCCTAGGTTGCTTTTTCATGAGTATTGAGTCGCCAGTGTGCGAGCTTGGAAGCATCTGAATCCCTGGAGCTGTGATTTCACTGAAGTAGGATTCAGACATTCAGTGTAGCGACACACACGGAGCAAACCGaaaaattatttttgtaaatCATCATAGCACTATAGCAGTTGTGGTGCAGGTTTTGCTTCAGAACGAACTGATAAGATTAACAAGTGTTCCGTCTCCATGAATAAGTCCGGGAGAGTCGGAAGGGCGGCGTCCTAAATATTACTGGCCCTCCCCCTTCCCTCATGCTCTGACGGAGCACGAACGATCACCCGaacaaagaaagaaaggaaagcttaGTTATGCACTCTCGCACGGGCCGTCACTTTTGGGAAACCGGGACGCGCGGTCGGGCTCGGCTCCAGTCGTTTTAGCGGTCGCACGCACGATCATCCCGTGGGTGGTGGTCTTGTGGGCACCGGCACGGGGGTTTTGCATTTTTCTTTATGGAAATATCTTCCGAATGCAACGTTCCGCCTCTGGTATAAAGAACTCGAAGGTGTTCATAGAGAATTTTGCAAACATCTCAACACAAAATTGATTCTACTAGTGTTACAAGACAGCATCCCCTTCATGCCAAAAAGAAGAAGTATCGCAACTTCATCTAGACACATATACAAATATATCTACACATTAAAAAATATGTGTAGATCCAAAAAAATGGTGATATTTATTTTGAAACGGAGGTGGTAAAAGCTAAACTATTTGGTGCTTCTTTATCCCGCTTTATTGCACCGCGCCACACATGGCTATCATGGCATGATGTGCCTTACATCGGCGCAGCGAAGGTGCCACGTTTAGCCCTGGTGCTGAAGGTCGCGAACCAGGATAGAAGGCAGCaagcaagattttttttttaaagatgAACAACATCTTGATCTTCCGCAGCTGCGACTACAATAAGCATATCTTCCAAACAGTGGGCTTCTAGGCACTGCACTCTCTCATCCTAGAACGAGCGTTCCAAATGCTTCAACAATTCAATGCCCCATGCCTAGATTTTTGGAACAAGTTACCACAGTGGCGTCGAGGTGGTGGACGGTAGCCAGACAGGCCAGTGTGTTGATGCAGAGAGGTCATGGCGGCGCCAACGTAGGTGGGAGGTGGGACGAGCTTGCGTTGTTGGCTTATCCTTCCatgctttgatgcaataatggaGCGTACTCTCAAGAAGAAAACAATGTCCATTCTAGTACTTGTCATGGCCACCCTTAAGTTGGTATTGAATGGAGAATAGCCACGGTGCAACGCCACGGCTCTGCAGCTACAGTTTGTGGGGCAATTTGGCAAAAATAACCTAATGTTGAAACAAATTTCAAAAGTAAACCTTCCGCGAAACAAATTCacgaatctaacccttttgtgtcacCCCGATCTCCATGGTGTTGCATCTCATTGTGTGGCGCTGTTGGCTGGGGCGTGGCACAATGGTGTGCCACGCCTTGGGTTGGGGCGTGGCAAAAAACAAGTGCAATGCCATGCCCTAGGGGCGTGGCATCCCATTGTGTGGCGCcgtaggggcgccacacaatgggATGCCATGCCCTAGCCTACGGCGTGACACGGAGGGGTTAGATTCGTGAATTTGTTTCGCTGATAGTTTATTTTTGAAAATCATTTTAACTTTAGGTTAGTTTTGTGAATTGCCCAGTTTGTGGTGTAGAGCCACCAGACTGTACAAACTAGTTGAACATAAGAGCAAGGGAAGAGAATAGGAGAAAGCTTGGAGGGGACGATGCACGAGGGACACGTGAAGATGATGGGCGTACAACACAATATACTTCTTCCGTTGACGCTTACCTCACGGCCGGTCTAGGTTTAGTTAAATTTTATAAAGTTTTTTActaggaaaaaatatcaacatccatAATAAAAAACTATTATATTAGAATCAGTATACAGTATATTTTTAAATTATATGTATTTGATATCATCAATTTTGGTATTATTATTTCACTTTTTTTGTCAAACTTTATAATTTTTAACTTTCGATAAATATAGTAAATGGAGGGAATATGTTTAACCTCAAAGAATCTCTGTCCACCTGACCGACTTTACGTCCTATTCAGCCGGCCACATCAATTCTTTATCTATTTTTTGTGAATCTCAAAACAACTTGTGCCAACGAGTGGACATGATAGCACCCTCACCCATGCGTGCAATACATATGTATTTCCCGACTTTCAGGCCTTTCACAATAGGAATTTCTTTGAGGCAATGAAGGAAGCTCACCTAGAAGATCATGAAAGTGGAAGTTGCGGATGGAAACATGTAATGAGCTAACCAATATCATTTTGCAAGGCACGGTGAGACGATAGACGGTGGCAGACGCCGGTGCTCTACTAGCACAGGAAACTATACGTGACATCAGGCAGAGTATGCAGTTTGATTAAGTATTATAGAGATATGAATATCTCCAATATCAATTGAGTACTCTTATGTTTAAATGTAGTTGTGGAGAGATGCTGAGTTAAAAGGGGGGCCAATGCCCCCCCCCCTGCCTTGCTTCTGGCATGAAGGTTTGGAGGTATGTTTAGTGTCCAGCTAAGATAACAATGTTAGTGAGAGGAACTTATAAAAAGCAGGTAGCTAAAAGAAACATGGACGCTGAGTGTAAATTATTTATAATTTTTCCTAGCTTAACTCATTTAGACATGTAGCAAACTAATTTATACATGTAGAAACTTCCACCGAAGGATGTATCATGCATATTGGAAGTGGCTAAATGTTCAAGTTCAACATTTCGATGAAGACCATATGTCTATGTTTTGATCAAAACATGCGACTTTCTTCCAATGGCTGCAAGGTGAGATGAAGAGACGATGGAGGTTTCTATGGACAAGGAACCCCGGGTTGCTCTTGTGTCTCACAAATGCACGTGGGATCATCTACGTGGTTAAAAACGGTAGATCATATAGTATACTATTAATCCGTGGGTGCAAATTGTCAACCTTGCAAAGAGTCATAGTTTCGTATGTTGATATTAATGATAATTAAAATATGTTGTCCCCAAAAATACTTACACCGCATTTGAGACATATAGTGGGTTTGACAAGATCACCAGTTGTAACGTCATGTAATGGTTCCGCATGACTGGGAGTAGCATCTTTCCTTACGTACCGTTACAGTCGTTACGTAAAATAACATTTGGTCATGGTCCCATGGATCGGATTAGATCAAGGCGTCATTGTGTCCGCGATGAGCCAATGGGCAATGGAGGGTTGGCAGAGTACACTACATAGTGATTGAGTTGAATCATCCGGTGGAGATGACGTGCGAAGTTGTTTAATTATGATAACGCACTCACTGGGGTAGCTACTTGATTATCAAGTGGTGATATGCAGCCACGCACGCAAAGTCCCATGGCCCATGGGTCGTCGCCGATGACGATAGGCAATCGCGACTTTGCGAGGAGTTTTGAGCCTTGATGCTGATTAGGGTGAACAGATCGAGGAAACCTCACTCCGGGGAGAAAACTTTGTCCGCGACTCGCAATACATCTGATCACCGATTTCGTGGTTTGTTCATGAgtattgagttttttttttttcgaaatggtcaTGAGTATTGAGTGGCCACTGCGAGCTTGGAAGCATTTGAATCCCTCCGAGCCGTGATTTCGCAGAAGCAGGGATTCAGACATTCAGTGTAGCGCCTTGCAGTGACACAGAGCAAACCGAAATTATTTTTGTACACAGGTTTTGCTTGAAGGAACTGGTAAGATTAACTAGTGTTCCGTCTCCATGAATGAGCCCGGGGGAGCCGAAAGGGCGGCGTCCTAAATATTACTGGCCCTTCCCTTCCCTCATCCTCTAACGGAGCACGAACGATCACCCGAACGAAGAAGAAAGGTAAGCTAAGTTATGTACACGGCGCATGCATGGCCTCTCGTCGGCGAGTGGACCAGTCGGGTTTACATCATCGGATCGTCGTGGGCGTTGGGCCACGCCAAGATCGAGAGCAAGTTGTCGCGTGGCTAGCGCGCCTTGGTGTCGTCGCCGTCGCgggcggcggaggcgaggcggGAGGCGATGGCGGAGTGGTACATGGCGTCGTGGAAGCTCTCCGTCTCCATCATCCGCACCCGCAGCTGCCGCGCCTTCTCCTCCGTCAGCACCCCGAACCGCCTCGCCGCGGGCGTCTCGCGCTGCTCCTCAGACGCCGGCGCCGGCTGGGCGTCGATGTAGTCGGGCTGGCCCGACCAGCCCAGCAGCGGCGCCCACCACTTGCCGTTCCCGGTCGCGTCCGCGCGGAACCTCGCCCCACCGGCCGCGGCAGCGGAGCAGGCGCAGGGCCGCGCCGTCGGACGGACGGAGAACGTCGCTGCGGGTCCTGTCGCCACCGCCATGGATTCGCGCCGCGAGGAGGAGACAGAGAGAGAAGAGGACGGATTCGTGGggtttggcttggtgattggatgGATTGGCTTGGATGGTAAAGGTGGTGGCGTGGTTGGGGTTGGGATGGAAGCGAGAATGGTGGCGGGattataagggcatgtacaatgcggtgatgtcagccttcacttagagatgccacgtcagctttttgcttagttggaggagagagaatgaagagatagaatgttgtcttcccttagctaagggatcatctcttaggaaataagggaagactattttctccattgtatcacatatgtcttcccttagcaacaaatttcctaccaaaaaTTAATTATTCGaattaattgctagagatggctgtaagagataatgcattgtaagaCTTGTATCTAATGTcttctctagctgatgtggcgGGATAAGGGAAGGCATATCttttctaccattgtacatgccctaaaagCGGAGCGGGAGAAGGCGGAACGAGTGGATAAGACGAGCCGGCGGGCCGGGGCGTGCACGTGCCTTCCATCGCACGGGCAGTGGTGCGTGCGCTTTTGGGAAGGAAACCCGGGACGCGTCGCCGGACTCGGCTCCGGTCGTTTTAGCGGTCGCACACACGCACGATCATCCCGTGGGTGGTGGTGTTATTGGGCACCGGCACGGGGTTTTTGCATTTTTCTTTGCCGAAATATCTTCGGAATGCAACGTTCGGCGCCTCTGGTATTAAAGACTCGAAGGATATCATTGAGAATTTTGCAAGCATCTCAACACAGAATTGATAGTAGAAGACAGTATCGAAAAGTGCTTTTGGCTCCCGAGCTCCCGTGCTCTcgctattttgaatttttttttgttagttatcaaaaaatctgaaaaataattaTGTAGATTGTtagtgatacatctcacaatcatg contains:
- the LOC124658976 gene encoding uncharacterized protein LOC124658976 — encoded protein: MAVATGPAATFSVRPTARPCACSAAAAGGARFRADATGNGKWWAPLLGWSGQPDYIDAQPAPASEEQRETPAARRFGVLTEEKARQLRVRMMETESFHDAMYHSAIASRLASAARDGDDTKAR